TTGCGGTCAAAATAAATTGCACATTGGAGAAATCTACTTTAGCTTCTGAATTTTGATACTTAGCGGATTGAATGGTATAATACCTATCCTCATCACTAAAAAGTCTGTAAAATTCACGCCGTGTTTCATCAGAGAAAGAATTATATTCTTCTAAGACCACTATTAATTTAATCCCCTGTTTTTTAGTTTCCCGCGCTAACTTACACAGAACGCCTTCAAGTACAAAAGTCCCATCTTTGTTAAAATCATCCCGGGAGAACAAAGCGTCTCCTTCAAGTCTCGCATTACCATCTATGATATGCACCCCGTAACCTTCGTTATTAAGCCTTGCACCTATGTATCTTGCAAGGGCAGATTTGCCTGAACCCGTTGGACCCAATAATGCAACTGCTGGGGTACCTTCATAAATCCGCTGCTCAAGACTTTCTAATATCAGAGGGTCAGGAATAAACCCTTGAGGAGATGTGACACTGAGATAAGTCGGAACCGGAATAGGTTTGGAACAATCTGATTTTTTTAATTCTTTCACAAAAACTGCGAGTAGATTCTCGCCTTTCGTTTGGACGATGTGTTGCTGTAAGATGTAAGGTTCAAGCGTAACGTCAAACCTTTCCCTATTTGTAGTCATTCCCTGCTCCGATAGAACTGACATAGCCAATCGCTCTGCTAACTTCTTCTGGTGGGTTTGAAAAGTCTCATCCTGCAAGTATTCGTCTACTGATAAACTGCCATCCATAATATCCACGACCTC
The nucleotide sequence above comes from bacterium. Encoded proteins:
- a CDS encoding AAA family ATPase, translated to MTEEELLNISIPRAKISSNLSTGELLDLQVDYRLEKSKDGLWYLVGEVNPTGTPKEDRLLLASEEVVDIMDGSLSVDEYLQDETFQTHQKKLAERLAMSVLSEQGMTTNRERFDVTLEPYILQQHIVQTKGENLLAVFVKELKKSDCSKPIPVPTYLSVTSPQGFIPDPLILESLEQRIYEGTPAVALLGPTGSGKSALARYIGARLNNEGYGVHIIDGNARLEGDALFSRDDFNKDGTFVLEGVLCKLARETKKQGIKLIVVLEEYNSFSDETRREFYRLFSDEDRYYTIQSAKYQNSEAKVDFSNVQFILTA